The following are encoded together in the Kribbella sp. CA-293567 genome:
- a CDS encoding class II fructose-bisphosphate aldolase → MPLVSGAEVVLGAAKDGRGVGAFNVIQLEHATALIAGAEQVGAPVILQISENAVKYHGALKPIAVATLAAAAAASVPVVVHLDHAMDRDLVTEAVGLGFTSVMYDGSKLDYADNVAATTEVTKFCHDHGVFVEAEIGEVGGKDGVHAPGARTKPDEALAFAEATGVDALAVAVGSSHAMTERTAELDYALINALRDAVPVPLVLHGSSGVADADLTRAVEAGMTKVNIATHLNNVFTATVRQVLADQPNLVDTRKYLGPARTAVATEVARLLTLLKAV, encoded by the coding sequence ATGCCGCTCGTTTCCGGGGCCGAGGTTGTGCTGGGTGCCGCCAAGGACGGCCGTGGCGTCGGCGCGTTCAACGTGATCCAGCTGGAGCACGCGACCGCGCTGATCGCCGGGGCCGAGCAGGTCGGCGCGCCCGTCATCCTGCAGATCAGCGAGAACGCGGTGAAGTACCACGGCGCGCTCAAGCCGATCGCCGTCGCCACGCTGGCCGCCGCTGCCGCGGCCTCGGTGCCGGTCGTCGTGCACCTGGACCACGCGATGGATCGCGACCTGGTGACCGAGGCGGTCGGGCTCGGCTTCACCTCGGTGATGTACGACGGGTCGAAGCTGGACTACGCCGACAACGTCGCGGCCACCACCGAGGTGACGAAGTTCTGCCACGACCACGGCGTCTTCGTCGAGGCGGAGATCGGTGAGGTCGGCGGCAAGGACGGCGTGCACGCACCCGGCGCCCGGACCAAGCCGGACGAGGCGCTCGCCTTCGCCGAGGCGACCGGTGTGGACGCGCTGGCCGTGGCCGTCGGTTCGTCGCACGCGATGACCGAGCGGACCGCCGAGCTGGACTACGCGCTGATCAACGCGCTGCGTGACGCGGTACCGGTTCCGTTGGTGCTGCACGGTTCGTCCGGTGTCGCGGACGCCGACCTGACCCGTGCGGTCGAGGCCGGGATGACGAAGGTCAACATCGCCACCCACCTCAACAACGTCTTCACCGCCACCGTCCGTCAGGTGCTGGCCGACCAGCCGAACCTGGTCGACACCCGCAAGTACCTCGGCCCCGCCCGTACTGCGGTCGCGACCGAGGTAGCTCGCCTGCTGACGCTGCTGAAAGCGGTCTGA
- a CDS encoding ABC transporter permease subunit — MIWLTWRQFRLQALVLGIAVAVLGGFLAVTGPGLAGDYQQYAGGFLKQLQFDRINTYLYSIGQVLVYAAPPVIGAFWGAPLIARELEAGTHRLVWNQSISRTRWLVTKLAVTGLSAITLTGLLSLAVTWWSDPIDDAIGAGQAAGVFEIPRMLPPVFGARGVVPIGYAAFAFALGVAVGLVVRRSVVAIAVTLAAVIAIQVLSPLLLRPHLMTPLEASVVVTPENMRGLQLSGPEEDPQVLRIEAKLEGEGFWKLSERTVNSAGQVQKTLPSYIAECGPPGPRATEAESAGRPPMSRCLQRLADDGYRQQISYHPASRFWDLQWREFGLFLLLATGLTGFCFWRIRRDLT; from the coding sequence ATGATCTGGCTGACCTGGCGGCAGTTCCGCCTGCAGGCGTTGGTGCTCGGCATCGCCGTCGCCGTCCTCGGCGGCTTCCTCGCCGTGACCGGCCCCGGCCTGGCCGGCGACTACCAGCAGTACGCCGGCGGCTTCCTCAAGCAGCTCCAGTTCGACCGGATCAACACCTACCTGTACTCGATCGGCCAGGTCCTCGTGTACGCCGCTCCGCCGGTGATCGGCGCCTTCTGGGGCGCACCACTGATCGCCCGGGAGCTGGAGGCCGGCACCCACCGGCTGGTCTGGAACCAGAGCATCAGCCGCACCCGCTGGCTGGTCACCAAGCTCGCCGTCACCGGCCTGAGCGCGATCACCCTCACCGGCCTGCTCAGTCTCGCGGTGACCTGGTGGTCCGATCCGATCGACGATGCGATCGGCGCGGGGCAGGCGGCCGGCGTGTTCGAGATCCCCAGGATGCTGCCGCCGGTCTTCGGTGCCCGTGGCGTGGTACCGATCGGCTATGCGGCCTTCGCCTTCGCCCTCGGCGTCGCGGTCGGCCTGGTCGTCCGGCGCAGCGTGGTCGCGATCGCCGTCACGTTGGCCGCCGTGATCGCGATCCAGGTGCTGTCACCGCTACTGCTCCGGCCGCACCTGATGACGCCGCTCGAGGCGAGTGTCGTCGTGACCCCCGAGAACATGCGGGGACTGCAACTGTCCGGCCCCGAGGAGGATCCGCAGGTGCTGCGGATCGAGGCCAAACTCGAAGGCGAAGGCTTCTGGAAGCTTTCCGAGCGGACCGTGAACTCCGCCGGCCAGGTGCAGAAGACGCTGCCCAGCTACATCGCGGAGTGCGGTCCGCCCGGACCCAGAGCCACCGAGGCGGAGTCCGCCGGCCGGCCGCCGATGAGCAGGTGCCTCCAGCGGCTGGCTGACGACGGCTACCGGCAACAGATCAGCTACCACCCCGCGAGCCGGTTCTGGGACCTGCAATGGCGTGAGTTCGGGCTGTTCCTGTTGCTGGCCACGGGTCTGACCGGCTTCTGCTTCTGGCGGATCAGGCGCGACCTGACCTAG
- a CDS encoding 1-phosphofructokinase family hexose kinase produces the protein MAGLIGTVTLNLALDVTYGVDELVVGGSHRVAAPRQRAGGKGVNVARVAATLGHQVLALGFVGGLIGELVAEELFDAGLTALLTPIRGETRRTVAIVNGADGDATIFNEAGPEVSADEWRAFQDRMPWARLGVLACSGSLPPGLPVDAYAELAIRARHHDVLSVIDVGGDALVAAAKAGAVVRSNAAELREALGDLGVEEGARQLVTAGATAAVITDGARGMVAASNEGVWRALPVERVAGNPTGAGDACTAVVAAAVASASEPDWPSVLKSAVAASAAAVLTPVAGDIDIEAYRRWQPQVVVQSL, from the coding sequence GTGGCTGGACTGATCGGGACGGTCACCCTCAACCTCGCGCTCGACGTCACGTACGGCGTCGACGAGCTGGTGGTCGGCGGCAGTCACCGGGTGGCCGCTCCCCGGCAGCGCGCGGGCGGCAAGGGCGTGAATGTGGCGCGGGTCGCCGCGACGCTCGGGCACCAGGTGCTCGCGCTCGGCTTCGTCGGCGGGCTGATCGGCGAGCTCGTCGCCGAGGAACTGTTCGACGCCGGGCTGACCGCGTTGCTCACGCCGATCCGCGGCGAGACCCGGCGAACCGTTGCCATCGTCAACGGTGCCGACGGTGACGCGACGATCTTCAACGAGGCCGGACCCGAGGTGTCGGCCGACGAGTGGCGCGCCTTCCAGGACCGGATGCCGTGGGCACGGCTCGGCGTTCTCGCCTGCTCGGGCAGCCTGCCGCCCGGTCTTCCCGTCGACGCCTATGCGGAGCTGGCGATTCGCGCCCGCCACCACGACGTACTGTCGGTGATCGATGTCGGTGGGGACGCTTTGGTGGCCGCCGCGAAGGCCGGTGCCGTCGTTCGCTCGAACGCTGCCGAACTGCGTGAGGCGCTGGGGGACCTCGGCGTCGAAGAGGGCGCCCGGCAACTGGTGACGGCGGGCGCGACCGCGGCCGTGATCACCGACGGAGCCCGCGGAATGGTTGCTGCTAGCAATGAAGGTGTGTGGCGTGCCTTGCCGGTGGAGCGGGTGGCAGGCAACCCGACCGGCGCCGGAGACGCCTGTACCGCGGTCGTCGCGGCGGCGGTGGCGAGCGCGTCCGAGCCCGATTGGCCTTCGGTGCTGAAGTCCGCCGTCGCGGCATCGGCTGCCGCAGTCCTGACCCCCGTTGCCGGGGACATCGACATCGAGGCCTATCGGCGCTGGCAGCCGCAGGTCGTCGTACAGAGTCTTTGA